Proteins from a genomic interval of Acidobacteriota bacterium:
- a CDS encoding CpaF family protein yields the protein MANLQAFERSEYQQVKADLHRKILDRLDLEKLGRSQGDSAREEVLVLIRNSVNSEAVPLSFAERERLSREILDEIFGLGPLEPLLKDNTVSDILVNRFDRVYVERAGKLELTSFSFKDNQHLMQIIDRIVSRIGRRVDESSPMVDARLADGSRVNAIIPPLALDGPCLSIRRFGRDPVTARNMLDNKTMSEPMLELMSAMVKGKLNLLISGGTGAGKTTLLNVLSGYIPNSDRIVTIEDAAELQLKQEHVVRLETRPPNIEGKGAVRQRQLVINSLRMRPDRIVVGEVRGEEAFDMLQAMNTGHEGSLTTVHANSQRDALARIENMVAMANLNIPERAVRQQVAAAIHAVVQVARLSDGTRKILTVSEITGLESDVISMQDIFVFERVGIDETGRVRGAFRATGIRPRFAERLATAGCRFPASMFESRMEV from the coding sequence ATGGCGAATCTGCAAGCCTTCGAGCGAAGTGAATACCAGCAGGTCAAAGCCGACCTGCACCGGAAGATCCTGGACCGGCTCGACCTCGAGAAGTTGGGGCGAAGCCAGGGGGACTCCGCGCGCGAAGAAGTTCTCGTACTGATTCGTAATTCGGTCAACAGCGAAGCCGTTCCTCTCAGCTTCGCCGAACGCGAACGCCTGAGCCGCGAAATTCTGGACGAGATCTTCGGACTCGGCCCCCTCGAGCCCTTGCTCAAGGACAACACGGTTTCCGACATCCTGGTCAATCGTTTCGATCGTGTGTACGTGGAGCGTGCCGGCAAACTGGAATTGACCAGCTTCTCCTTCAAAGACAATCAGCACTTGATGCAGATCATTGATCGCATCGTGTCGCGGATCGGCCGCCGGGTCGACGAATCTTCGCCGATGGTGGACGCTCGTCTCGCTGACGGCTCGCGTGTAAACGCCATCATCCCGCCGCTGGCACTCGACGGACCGTGCCTTTCCATTCGCCGTTTCGGACGCGATCCAGTCACCGCGCGCAACATGCTCGATAACAAGACCATGAGCGAGCCCATGCTGGAACTGATGTCAGCCATGGTCAAGGGCAAGCTGAACCTGCTCATCTCGGGCGGCACCGGCGCAGGCAAGACGACGCTTCTCAACGTGCTCTCGGGATATATTCCGAACTCCGATCGCATCGTCACAATCGAAGACGCGGCCGAATTGCAACTCAAGCAGGAACACGTTGTTCGCCTGGAAACGCGACCACCGAACATTGAAGGCAAGGGTGCAGTACGGCAGCGCCAGCTTGTGATCAACAGTTTGCGCATGCGTCCCGACCGCATTGTGGTGGGCGAGGTGCGCGGTGAAGAAGCCTTCGACATGCTGCAGGCCATGAACACTGGCCACGAAGGATCGCTGACCACCGTACACGCGAACTCCCAGCGCGACGCCCTGGCTCGTATCGAAAATATGGTCGCGATGGCCAACCTGAACATTCCGGAGCGCGCGGTTCGGCAGCAAGTCGCAGCCGCGATTCACGCCGTGGTGCAGGTGGCGCGCCTCTCCGATGGCACCCGTAAGATTCTTACCGTTTCAGAAATTACCGGCCTGGAATCCGACGTTATCTCGATGCAGGATATCTTCGTCTTTGAGCGTGTCGGGATCGACGAAACTGGCCGCGTTCGCGGGGCGTTCCGTGCAACCGGCATCCGGCCCCGCTTCGCGGAACGGTTGGCCACGGCGGGCTGCCGCTTCCCCGCTTCCATGTTCGAGTCGCGGATGGAGGTCTAG
- a CDS encoding AAA family ATPase has translation MPELSVAVFATDNDQRAVLQVLVDGTSVARTVCSQSHLPVAATDSVIRRTQSFAPHVILVDIATDGTSAALRAIELLHQELPDAAVFAIGSMSNSQLIVSAMRAGAREYIERPTTTTDLLEAFVRQTSMRRKPGRETSRGKILTIVNAKGGSGATTVAVNLALALQSLQHSIALVDLAPLGHCALHLNIKPTFTVTDAVTNLHRLDSSLLDSFMARHPGGLQLLAGAAAPAPIEPSASDFARLFDTMAGLFRYIVVDASSRLDSATRLVSNLSEKVLLVAHADVASLWSAGRVAQYLGETGSRDRFALVLNRYRKVSGFNEAETEAAIGAPVLWRIPNQYFAVSAAIDRGVPVIQQSNTEIARSIYGLAEHLTKDDPETKRTAWSLFKTV, from the coding sequence ATGCCCGAGTTGTCCGTAGCCGTCTTTGCCACCGACAATGACCAGCGGGCTGTGCTCCAGGTCCTGGTGGATGGGACTAGCGTGGCGCGCACCGTGTGCAGTCAGAGCCATTTGCCGGTCGCAGCCACTGACAGTGTCATTCGGAGAACCCAATCTTTTGCTCCCCATGTGATTCTCGTCGATATCGCTACGGACGGCACGTCGGCCGCTCTCCGGGCGATCGAACTTCTGCACCAGGAACTTCCAGATGCGGCCGTGTTTGCCATCGGAAGCATGTCCAACTCCCAGTTGATTGTCAGCGCCATGCGGGCGGGAGCACGCGAGTATATCGAGCGTCCCACCACTACCACCGATCTCCTGGAAGCCTTTGTTCGCCAGACGTCGATGCGCCGCAAGCCTGGTCGCGAAACTTCACGCGGAAAGATTCTGACCATCGTCAATGCCAAGGGTGGAAGCGGCGCCACGACCGTGGCGGTCAATCTGGCACTCGCTCTGCAATCGCTGCAACATAGCATCGCCTTGGTGGACCTGGCGCCGCTCGGCCACTGCGCCCTTCATCTGAATATCAAACCGACATTCACGGTTACGGACGCGGTCACAAACCTCCACCGCTTGGACTCTTCTCTGCTGGATAGTTTTATGGCGCGGCATCCGGGCGGATTGCAATTGCTCGCGGGAGCCGCTGCTCCAGCGCCCATCGAACCTTCTGCATCCGACTTTGCGCGCCTGTTCGACACCATGGCGGGACTGTTTCGCTACATCGTCGTCGACGCATCCTCGCGGCTTGATAGTGCCACACGGCTGGTGAGCAACTTATCGGAAAAGGTCTTGTTGGTAGCACATGCCGACGTCGCATCGCTTTGGAGTGCCGGACGCGTCGCCCAATATCTGGGTGAAACCGGTTCACGCGATCGTTTCGCGCTGGTGCTGAACCGCTATCGCAAAGTCTCTGGCTTCAACGAAGCAGAAACAGAGGCTGCGATTGGTGCGCCTGTTCTCTGGCGCATCCCGAATCAATACTTCGCGGTCTCGGCGGCCATTGACCGCGGCGTCCCTGTGATCCAGCAAAGCAACACAGAAATAGCGCGATCTATTTACGGACTGGCAGAGCATCTCACCAAAGACGATCCGGAAACAAAGCGCACGGCGTGGTCTTTATTTAAAACGGTCTAG